The DNA region TAAAGTAATCCCTAAAGTCGCTCCAATCCCTGGAATTAAGTCAAAAATTCCAATCAATACTGCCAAAATTAAAGGAAAATTTACGTTTAAAAGTAGAAAAATTATAAAAGTCGAAGTAACTAAAAATAACATTAACAGAATTTGGCCTTTAAAAAATCCTAAAAAGTTGCGCTCAACAATCATGTTTAAGCGCTTGTGTAAATGACGAGGAATCACTTTAAGCAAAAGTTCCCACAGTCTTTTTCCATCTAAAAGCATAAAAAAAGACACAACCATAATTAATATAAAATTCAACAAATTTGCTAAAAATATTTGTAAAATAGCCATACTTGAAACAACGCCGGCTAAAGCTTGAGTCCGCAGTTGTTCTTCCACAACACGCAAATTCACTTGAAGACTTCGCGCTCGCAAAAAGTTTTCTATCCGTTCTGAGAGTGGGGCGAGAGCGTTGACAAAGTCAGTGACGCTATCAATCAATTGCTGCCCTTGGGATAAAAGTGCGACACCTACGGTAACAGTCATACCGCCAATCACCAAAAAGCCCAGCAAAAAAACAACGCCAACTGCGGCTCCGTGAGGTAAAAACCGGCGCAGCCATCTCACGGGATAGCTCAGCAAAAAAGCAAGAATTGCTGCAATTGTAAAAACAACAATAACCGTTTCAAAATACTGTAAAAGCCGCAGGCCAGCCCATCCAGCAGCAAAGAATAGTAAAAAACGAATTAATGCTAAGTTACTTAGCCTATCCCAAAAATTTTTAGTAGCAGGATTACTCATTTTTATCACCGGCCCTGAATAAATATATGAAATAGTTTTTTATGTAACAGACATTTAAGCACTGGCAAAATGGCCAGCAACTTTAACAGCACTCGTCGTGGGTACAGAAGAAATTTAATAAGCCCATAATGGCCGGCAATTCCTGCCCGCTTTTGAGTCCTATTAATTGAAAACTCTAACAGCAGCCGATTAGACCACTATCCTCAGAATAAATTAACACCAAGGGCGGCTTTGGCAAATCTATCGCCCGGTACATCTAGCTTTTGCCTCTCCCTGCGTCTGGGTGGCTGCAAATTTTACTGTTCAGATATATTTTCACTCAGTAATCTATTGGCTTGTGTATCGCAGACATCTAATGCTTGTTGGCTGCAAGCATCGAATATTCACCTCGAACTTTTCAGCCAAAAGCCGGCAGTCTCACCCCACAAAATCCGTTGTTCCCCAAATTGCAGCCAGAACCGCACAAAAAAGGGGCCGACAAACAGCCCGCCCCACAAGACATTCAGGGGAGTCTCTCCCTTGTTGCCCCGATTCTACAAACCGTTGCGGCCCCAGACCACCATTGCAATAGAGAACGTGAATACAACTAGCAGCGAAGTCCAACCAAGCGTCAGAATATCCATAGCTATGCCTTAAGAAAAACCGTCCAAAATAACTCCAAGCCTTATATTATGTCAATTTGAGCCATCTCGGTCAGTGACATTATCGTGAACAACTCCTCAGAACTCGATCTCGCAGCAGAACGTATAGAATCGCTCAAAGCCGGCATCTTGTCTGCTTTTGCCTTATTGCTGGCTTTTGGTGCAATCACCGCGATTAATCAGCTAATCTTGGCCAAGCAGTTTGACCCCCTTGTCGGTTTGCAGATCGCAACTGTCGATATTCATTTGCTCATTAGTAGCGCAGTTGCGTGGCTGAGTGGCTTTCTCTTTGGCATCACTTACCGCTACATTATCCGGCAAGACAATAATTCTCACCTTCAAGAGGGCGCGGTGCTCGCCTTCGGACTGGTGCGCGGATTGGCCCAGCTAGATGTGGGACTGAAGTTTCAGGACAGCTTTTGGCCATTTGTCGTTCTGGCGCTGGAGAGTGTGCTGCTGTTTGCGATCGCCCGTTTCACCCTCGACTTGGCCATTCAGAGCCGGTGGGTTAAGCCTTTTAAATGAGCCGGTGAATTTGAAAGGCTTAACCCCTATCCGCTTAAGTGTGAGGGAAGGGAACAAAATCTTCCCTTAAAAACCCTTTTTTAAACCGGCTAGGGGGATTTCAAAACAGCAAAAAGAAAAGTCTATTTTGCCGGCACACTTAATTTAACTTAAATTCTGCGAACTCTGGCTGACCGTACATCATATTGCGATCAACTGCTGACAAAATTTTATTATTTGCCGCTTCTGAAGCCAGACACTGACACACTAAATGCGCCACATCCGCCCGATGAATGGTGCCGGCAACCCGATGATCTTCGGTGAGGATGCCATTGCCGGTTGCCGGTTCCGATTTTAACCCGCCCGGTCGAATAATCGTGTAAGTCAGTCCACTATTGATCAAATGTTGCTCAGCTTTTTCTTTCTCAACTAAAACCGGCCCTAAAGTTTGTAAAGCTTGCGGCGGCAATGCTACCACACTATCGCCGGCACCAATTGAAGAAACCAAAATAAACTTTTGCACACCTGCTTTCACGGCAGCATCAATCAGGTTTTTATTGCCTAAATAATCCGCTCTTTCCCCCTCTTTGGGCAAACCGCCAATTGTGCTAATCACGGCATAAACCGGCTCATCTCCCTGCATCGCCTGCTCAACAGCCGCCACATCCAAAGCATCGCCCATCGCGACTTTAAGACCCATCGATTCCAGTTGAGTTCGGTTTGTCTCGCTTCTCAGTAGTGCTTTCACCTTCACCGCTTGGTTCATCAAACAGAAAGCGATTTGCTCACCCACTCCCCGACTCGCGCCGGCTAGAAAAACATAAGATTATGTTGTCATTTTCTCATCCTTTAGTTAACCCTTCTTGATCACAATATACAATAGTGCCGGTGTTAACTTGCCGATCAGATGTAGGTTGGGTTGACATAGGAACCCTCCGTTTCACTTCGCCCAACCTATGATCATGGGTTTGCCCTTGAATCATATTAAATACATACGCAAACACTGCTGCTGCCCTATTCCAATCCAACACTAGACCTATTAAAAAATTTTAAAAGCCCACTGTTAAACGCATTAAATTATTAACTTAATCTGCGCTTATCTGCATTTATCTGCGCTTTAAAGATAAAAAAAGTAGATTAAATTTTTAACACTGACATCGAATAATTTATACAGTATTATCTTAAAAATACATTAATTTCATGAATGACTTTTACGCCCCACAATAACCAGCCAAGATTGCTGTTCACAGGGCAATCCCGGCGGGCGATAATAATGATGCAAAATCTCGAAACCGGCAGTTTCTAAACAAGGAGAGAGGGTTTCATATTCCCAGCCGGCAACGTAGCGATAGCCGGTAGGACGTGCACTGTAACCCTCCGTATCGCCGCGACACAGCGACATCACAATTGCACCACCGGCAACTAGGGAGTTGTGCAAATTCTTCAGTACCTTTACCATTTGGCTGCTAGGAACGTGAATCAGCGACGCATTCGCAAAAATCCCATCAAACGTTGCCTGGGGTAGATCCAGACTCAAAAACGACTGCTGCCAAACCTCACAACCGGCTGCCTGCTGCGCCATTTCCACAAATGCCGGTGTCGCATCCAAACCAATCACCGTATGTCCCTGACCTTTGAACGCCACCAAATCGCGTCCAGGGCCACAACCCACATCCAGAATTTTACCGGGATTTCTGGGCATTGCTGCAACTAATGCCTCCCGATTTTGGGACACATCATGATCCCAAGTGCCGGCGCGAAACGATTCAGCCGTTAATTGGTACTCCGCGATTGTCAGTTGTTCGTGTTTCTCCAAAGTTCCGCACCCTTTTGAACCTCACTCACATCTTACTCTGCCGTTCTCCCACTCGCCTGAAGCTCACTTTTTATCCTGCCGGTGAGTAAATAAGTTGTCATCTTTCCTTTGCCTTTAATTTCCATTACACCCCGTTCTTGGAAGGCAAATTTATCTTGCAAACGTTCGTATGTGCTTTCTGTGACTTGAATTGCACCTGGAATACCGTGAGATTCCATGCGGCTAGCAGTATTCACCGCATCACCCCAGAGGTCATAAATAAACTTTTTCGTGCCAATTACGCCTGCAACAACCGGCCCGGTATTGATGCCAATGCGGATGCTAAGTTTGGCTTTGTACTTGGCATTAAATTGCTTGATTTCCTGTTGCATATCCAGCGCCATTTCAGCAATCGCTTCAGCATGATACGGGCGCTGGGTGGGAAGGCCGCCGGCCACCATATAACTGTCACCAATTGTCTTGATTTTTTCTAAGCTGTATTTCTCACTTAATTGGTCAAATCCTGAGAAAACTTCATTAAGAACATTCACTAATTCTGTTGGAGAAATTTGCTCAGACAATTGCGTAAAACCAACAAGATCAGCAAAAAGAACGGTGACTTCTCCAAACCAATCGGCTATTGTATGGTGTCCTTGTTTCAACTGATCGGCAATCGGCTGGGGCAAGATATTCAGCAACAATCGCTCGGATTTTTCTTGTTCTAAGGTTAGTTCTTGATTGGTTTCTTGCAATTGTGCAGTGCGTTCTACAACGCGCCTTTCTAACTCTTTAGAAGTTTGACGCAGCCGGCCAATGACCAGCGTCAATCCTGAAAGTGCCAGCACAGATAATATGCTTAACATGGCGAAGGTTCCCCCTAAGCCGGTGCGCGTCTTAGCGATAAAGCTATCGAGGGGAGTAACAATTTCTAAAATTCCCCGCACATCTCCCACTTTCCAATCTTTTTTAGGACTATCGGGGTGAGTATTATGACAGCCAACGCAGTTAGGTTTAAGGGTGTCTGCCTCTGCATATCGGAAGGAAGGCCGGCCTTGATAATTTTCGATGCGAGCAAATGTTTCTTTAGGATATTGTCTCAAATATTGCAGTGCTTCTTGTTCAAATTTATCTTTTGCGCTGCCTTCCTCTTTTCGCCAGGGAAAGGGATAGTCACTATATACTCGGACTGACATTCCATTATTTTTTTCACTAAGACTGTGACCGAGTTCTAGCAAGTACGTTGCCGGCACAGGAATTCCCCCGGTGTACTTTGGATAGTCGTGGGTAACAGTTACGCCCTTAATGTCTTTTAAACGATCTACAGTTTCTGAAGTATAGAGTGTGCGTGCCTCTTTCATCGCTTGAGCATAGAGGGCGGCATTCTGGCGTGCTTGTGATTCAATTAAATCCGACGAGAGACGGGACATATTCGACATCGCCA from Microcoleus sp. FACHB-68 includes:
- a CDS encoding AI-2E family transporter; amino-acid sequence: MSNPATKNFWDRLSNLALIRFLLFFAAGWAGLRLLQYFETVIVVFTIAAILAFLLSYPVRWLRRFLPHGAAVGVVFLLGFLVIGGMTVTVGVALLSQGQQLIDSVTDFVNALAPLSERIENFLRARSLQVNLRVVEEQLRTQALAGVVSSMAILQIFLANLLNFILIMVVSFFMLLDGKRLWELLLKVIPRHLHKRLNMIVERNFLGFFKGQILLMLFLVTSTFIIFLLLNVNFPLILAVLIGIFDLIPGIGATLGITLISFIVLSQNVWLALKVFLACIVLQQIQDNIIYPRIMQNSLNIHPVVVFFALLVGGRAAGLLGIFIAIPLAGVFINWFEIDEMKGDAELIEQ
- a CDS encoding class I SAM-dependent methyltransferase translates to MEKHEQLTIAEYQLTAESFRAGTWDHDVSQNREALVAAMPRNPGKILDVGCGPGRDLVAFKGQGHTVIGLDATPAFVEMAQQAAGCEVWQQSFLSLDLPQATFDGIFANASLIHVPSSQMVKVLKNLHNSLVAGGAIVMSLCRGDTEGYSARPTGYRYVAGWEYETLSPCLETAGFEILHHYYRPPGLPCEQQSWLVIVGRKSHS
- the petN gene encoding cytochrome b6-f complex subunit PetN; amino-acid sequence: MDILTLGWTSLLVVFTFSIAMVVWGRNGL